A window from Pseudomonas frederiksbergensis encodes these proteins:
- the dapF gene encoding diaminopimelate epimerase has protein sequence MLLRFTKMHGLGNDFMVLDLVSQHAHILPKHAKQWGDRHTGIGFDQLLIVEAPSNPDVDFRYRIFNADGSEVEQCGNGARCFARFVLDKRLTAKRQIRVETKSGIIELDVRNDGQIGVNMGAPRLVPADIPFDAPEQALSYKVDVDGTAIELAAISMGNPHAVLRVSDINNAPVHELGPKIENHPRFPARVNVGFLQVIDRNRAQLRVWERGAGETQACGTGACAAAVAAISQGWMDSPLLIDLPGGRLSIEWAGPGQPVMMTGPAVRVYEGQVRL, from the coding sequence ATGCTGCTGCGTTTTACCAAGATGCACGGCCTGGGCAATGACTTCATGGTCCTTGACCTGGTCAGCCAGCATGCGCACATCCTGCCCAAACACGCCAAGCAATGGGGCGATCGGCACACGGGGATCGGTTTCGACCAGTTGCTGATCGTCGAAGCGCCGAGCAACCCGGACGTGGATTTCCGTTACCGGATCTTCAACGCCGACGGCTCCGAAGTGGAACAGTGCGGCAACGGTGCGCGTTGTTTCGCACGCTTCGTGCTCGACAAGCGTCTGACGGCGAAGCGGCAGATCCGTGTCGAGACCAAAAGCGGCATCATCGAACTGGATGTCCGCAACGACGGGCAGATCGGTGTCAACATGGGCGCACCGCGCCTGGTGCCAGCCGACATTCCGTTCGACGCGCCGGAACAGGCCCTGAGTTATAAGGTCGACGTCGATGGCACGGCGATCGAACTGGCCGCCATCTCCATGGGCAACCCCCATGCCGTGCTGCGAGTCAGCGACATCAACAATGCACCGGTGCATGAGCTGGGACCGAAAATCGAGAACCATCCGCGCTTTCCGGCGCGGGTCAATGTCGGCTTTCTCCAGGTCATCGACCGAAACCGCGCGCAATTGCGCGTCTGGGAACGCGGGGCCGGGGAAACCCAGGCGTGCGGAACCGGCGCCTGCGCTGCCGCAGTGGCCGCGATCAGCCAGGGGTGGATGGATTCGCCGCTATTGATCGACCTGCCTGGCGGGCGTTTGTCCATTGAATGGGCAGGCCCTGGCCAACCGGTCATGATGACCGGCCCGGCAGTGCGCGTTTATGAAGGACAAGTGCGTCTTTGA
- a CDS encoding DUF484 family protein produces MKDKPQVPALQPDESPSESLEAAAIAAYLEAHPDFFVEHEDLLATLRIPHQRGDTISLVERQMTILRDRNIELRHRLSHLMDVARDNDRLFDKTRRLILALMDATSLEDVVISVEDSLRQDFQVPFVSLILLGDNPMPVGRWVTHADAQTAIGGLLSEDKSVSGSLREHELDFLFGEEQRKQIGSTAVVAISHQGIHGVLAIASRDPQHYKSSVGTLFLSYIAEVMGRVLPRVNTSLRSVR; encoded by the coding sequence ATGAAAGATAAGCCCCAGGTTCCCGCCCTACAGCCCGACGAATCCCCTTCCGAAAGCCTTGAGGCGGCGGCGATTGCCGCGTACCTGGAGGCTCATCCGGATTTCTTCGTCGAGCATGAAGACCTGCTCGCAACCTTGCGTATTCCGCACCAGCGCGGCGACACCATCTCGCTGGTCGAACGCCAGATGACGATCCTGCGCGACCGCAACATCGAGTTGCGTCATCGCCTCTCGCACTTGATGGACGTTGCCCGCGACAACGACCGCCTCTTCGACAAGACCCGCCGGCTGATTCTCGCGCTAATGGACGCCACCAGCCTGGAAGACGTGGTAATCAGCGTCGAAGACAGTCTGCGCCAGGACTTCCAGGTGCCCTTCGTCAGCCTGATCCTGCTGGGTGACAACCCGATGCCGGTCGGCCGCTGGGTGACTCATGCCGACGCGCAAACGGCCATCGGTGGTTTGCTCTCGGAAGACAAAAGCGTCAGCGGCAGCTTGCGTGAGCATGAACTGGACTTTTTGTTTGGCGAAGAACAGCGCAAGCAGATCGGTTCCACCGCCGTCGTCGCCATCAGCCATCAGGGCATCCATGGCGTGCTGGCCATCGCCAGCCGCGACCCGCAGCACTACAAGAGCTCGGTGGGCACGCTGTTCCTCAGTTACATCGCCGAAGTCATGGGCCGCGTGCTGCCACGGGTCAACACCTCCCTGCGCTCGGTACGCTGA
- the xerC gene encoding tyrosine recombinase XerC, with amino-acid sequence MERQLDAYCEHLRSERQVSPHTLYAYRRDLDKVLGWCVKQNISSWAALDIQRLRSLIARLHSQGQSSRSLARLLSAVRGLYHYLNREGLCDHDPANGLAPPKGERRLPKTLDTDRALQLLEGAVEDDFLARRDQAILELFYSSGLRLSELTGLNLDQLDLADGMVQVLGKGSKTRLLPVGKKAREALELWLPLRAMTNPADDAVFVSQQGRRLGPRAIQVRVKAAGERELGQNLHPHMLRHSFASHLLESSQDLRAVQELLGHSDIKTTQIYTHLDFQHLATVYDSAHPRAKRIKGDES; translated from the coding sequence ATGGAACGACAACTGGACGCTTACTGCGAACACTTGCGCAGTGAGCGGCAGGTGTCGCCCCACACGCTGTATGCCTACCGTCGCGACCTCGACAAAGTGCTGGGCTGGTGCGTCAAACAGAACATCAGCAGCTGGGCGGCCCTGGACATTCAACGCCTGCGCAGCTTGATCGCACGCTTGCATTCACAAGGCCAATCGTCCCGCAGCCTGGCGCGGCTGCTGTCGGCGGTGCGCGGGCTTTATCACTATCTGAACCGCGAAGGTCTGTGCGATCACGACCCGGCCAACGGCCTGGCACCGCCGAAGGGCGAACGCCGGCTGCCGAAAACCCTCGACACCGACCGTGCGTTGCAACTGCTTGAGGGCGCGGTGGAAGATGATTTTCTGGCGCGTCGGGATCAGGCGATCCTGGAGCTGTTCTATTCCTCAGGTTTGCGGCTGTCGGAGCTGACCGGGCTCAATCTGGACCAGTTGGACCTGGCCGACGGCATGGTTCAAGTGCTGGGCAAGGGCAGCAAGACCCGACTGCTGCCGGTCGGCAAAAAAGCTCGCGAAGCGCTGGAGTTGTGGCTGCCGCTACGGGCCATGACCAACCCGGCGGATGACGCGGTGTTTGTCAGCCAGCAAGGCCGGCGCCTCGGTCCACGGGCGATTCAAGTACGAGTTAAAGCCGCTGGCGAGCGCGAACTGGGACAAAACCTGCATCCGCACATGCTGCGGCACTCCTTCGCCAGCCATTTACTGGAGTCCTCCCAGGACCTGCGGGCGGTTCAGGAATTGCTCGGCCATTCGGACATCAAAACCACCCAGATCTACACCCACCTGGACTTCCAGCACCTGGCGACGGTTTACGACAGCGCCCATCCACGGGCCAAACGCATCAAAGGCGATGAGTCATGA
- a CDS encoding HAD family hydrolase: MRIQLITFDLDDTLWDTAPVIVSAEAVLREWLTEHAPNLGAVPVEHLWSIRERILNSEPSLKHRISALRRRVLFHALEEAGYDQGQASDLADQSFEVFLHARHQLEIFPEVQPTLEALANHYALGVVTNGNADVRRLGLADYFKFALCAEDIGIGKPDARLFHEALLRGGATAETAVHIGDHPGDDIAGAQQAGLRAIWFNPAGKVWEAEKAPDAEIRSLTELPGLLALWNAQH, from the coding sequence ATGAGAATTCAATTGATCACCTTCGACCTCGACGACACCCTGTGGGATACCGCCCCGGTGATCGTCAGCGCCGAAGCCGTATTACGTGAATGGCTGACCGAGCATGCACCGAACCTGGGCGCCGTGCCGGTGGAGCATTTGTGGTCGATTCGCGAGCGGATCCTCAACAGCGAACCAAGCCTCAAGCACCGCATCAGCGCCCTGCGTCGCCGAGTCTTGTTCCACGCGCTGGAAGAGGCCGGTTACGACCAGGGTCAGGCTTCAGACCTGGCCGATCAGAGTTTTGAAGTGTTTCTGCATGCGCGGCATCAGCTGGAAATCTTCCCGGAGGTGCAACCGACCCTGGAGGCGCTGGCCAATCACTATGCCCTCGGCGTGGTCACCAATGGCAACGCCGATGTACGCCGGCTCGGGCTGGCGGACTACTTCAAGTTTGCCCTGTGCGCCGAAGACATCGGCATCGGCAAACCGGATGCGCGACTGTTTCATGAAGCGTTGCTGCGGGGCGGCGCGACTGCCGAAACAGCGGTACATATCGGCGATCATCCCGGCGATGACATTGCCGGCGCCCAGCAGGCGGGATTGCGGGCGATCTGGTTTAACCCGGCCGGCAAGGTTTGGGAAGCCGAGAAGGCACCGGATGCCGAGATTCGCAGCTTGACCGAGTTGCCGGGGTTATTGGCCCTCTGGAACGCCCAACACTAA
- the sutA gene encoding transcriptional regulator SutA: MSDDDLENDDLEVGDDDETEEGLETAAEDVADDDGGEAPVPTAKGKAKAAVSVDELPSVEAKNKERDALARAMEEFLAKGGKVQEVEANVVADPPKKPDNKYGSRPI, from the coding sequence ATGAGCGACGATGATCTGGAAAACGACGACCTCGAAGTAGGCGACGACGACGAAACCGAAGAAGGTCTGGAAACAGCAGCGGAAGACGTTGCTGACGACGATGGCGGTGAAGCGCCCGTTCCGACCGCCAAAGGCAAAGCCAAGGCAGCGGTGTCGGTCGATGAGCTGCCGAGCGTCGAAGCGAAAAACAAGGAGCGTGATGCTCTGGCGCGGGCCATGGAAGAGTTCCTGGCCAAGGGCGGCAAGGTGCAGGAAGTGGAGGCCAATGTGGTCGCCGATCCTCCCAAGAAGCCTGACAACAAGTACGGCAGCCGGCCTATCTGA
- a CDS encoding secondary thiamine-phosphate synthase enzyme YjbQ, whose amino-acid sequence MWQQTLITLRARPRGFHLVTDELLAGLPELKACRVGLLHLWLQHTSASLTINENADPAVRRDFERFFNRLIPQGTDGYEHNDEGLDDLPAHFKASVLGCQLSLPISAGRLALGTWQGVYLGEHRDFGGARKVLATVHGEEASTAGYQRL is encoded by the coding sequence ATGTGGCAACAGACTCTGATTACCCTGCGGGCGAGGCCCCGGGGCTTTCATCTGGTAACGGACGAGTTACTCGCCGGCTTGCCTGAACTCAAGGCATGTCGGGTCGGTCTGTTGCATTTGTGGCTGCAGCATACCTCGGCCTCGTTGACCATCAACGAGAACGCCGATCCGGCGGTACGTCGCGACTTCGAACGATTTTTCAATCGTCTGATCCCACAAGGAACAGACGGCTATGAGCATAACGACGAAGGCCTGGACGACCTCCCGGCGCACTTCAAGGCCAGCGTACTTGGCTGTCAGCTCAGTTTGCCGATTTCGGCAGGCCGACTGGCGCTGGGGACCTGGCAAGGCGTTTATCTGGGCGAGCACCGTGATTTTGGCGGTGCCCGTAAAGTCCTCGCCACCGTGCACGGTGAAGAGGCATCAACCGCTGGTTACCAGCGTTTGTAG
- a CDS encoding ammonium transporter: MTLRKFAGLGALLSLVMPSLAMAADEVAAPVLNSGDTAWMMTSTALVLFMTIPGLALFYGGMVRSKNILSVMMQCFAITGLISILWVIYGYSIAFDTTGMEQGVVNFNSFFGGMGKAFLAGVTPSSLTGPAALFPEAVFITFQMTFAIITPALIVGAFAERMKFSAMLIFMGVWFTLVYAPIAHMVWSGNGGLMWDWGVLDFAGGTVVHINAGVAGLIACLVLGKRKGFPTTPMAPHNLGYTLMGAAMLWVGWFGFNAGSAAAANGTAGMAMLVTQIATAAAALGWMFAEWITHGKPSALGIASGVVAGLVAITPAAGTVGPMGALVIGLAAGVVCFFCATTLKRKLGYDDSLDAFGVHGIGGILGAILTGVFAAPALGGFGTVTDIGAQVWIQCKGVGFTVIYTAIVTFIILKVLDAVMGLRITEEEEAVGIDLALHNERGYNL, encoded by the coding sequence ATGACTCTGCGTAAATTCGCAGGGCTAGGAGCCCTGTTGTCCCTCGTAATGCCCAGCCTGGCTATGGCGGCAGACGAAGTGGCGGCCCCAGTCCTCAACTCCGGCGACACCGCCTGGATGATGACCTCGACAGCCCTTGTGCTGTTCATGACCATTCCCGGCCTCGCGCTGTTCTACGGCGGCATGGTTCGCTCCAAAAACATTCTTTCCGTGATGATGCAATGCTTCGCCATTACCGGCCTGATCAGCATCCTGTGGGTCATTTATGGCTACAGCATCGCGTTCGACACCACTGGCATGGAACAGGGCGTCGTCAACTTCAATTCATTCTTCGGCGGCATGGGCAAGGCGTTTCTTGCCGGTGTCACGCCTTCGAGCCTGACCGGGCCGGCGGCGCTGTTCCCTGAAGCGGTGTTCATCACCTTTCAAATGACCTTCGCCATCATCACTCCAGCGCTGATCGTCGGTGCCTTCGCCGAGCGGATGAAGTTTTCCGCCATGCTGATCTTCATGGGCGTCTGGTTCACCCTGGTTTATGCACCGATTGCGCACATGGTCTGGTCCGGTAACGGCGGCCTGATGTGGGACTGGGGCGTGCTGGACTTCGCTGGCGGCACCGTGGTGCACATTAACGCCGGTGTGGCTGGTCTGATTGCCTGCCTGGTATTGGGCAAGCGCAAAGGCTTCCCGACCACCCCGATGGCGCCGCACAACCTCGGTTACACCCTGATGGGCGCCGCGATGCTGTGGGTCGGCTGGTTTGGCTTCAACGCCGGTTCCGCTGCCGCCGCCAACGGCACTGCCGGTATGGCGATGCTGGTGACCCAGATCGCAACCGCCGCCGCTGCATTGGGCTGGATGTTCGCCGAGTGGATCACACACGGCAAACCAAGTGCTTTGGGTATTGCATCGGGTGTTGTGGCCGGTCTGGTTGCGATTACGCCAGCCGCTGGCACCGTGGGCCCGATGGGCGCATTGGTCATCGGTCTGGCAGCCGGCGTGGTGTGCTTCTTCTGCGCCACCACCCTGAAACGCAAACTCGGTTATGACGACTCCCTGGATGCCTTCGGCGTGCACGGCATTGGCGGTATTCTCGGCGCAATCCTGACGGGTGTGTTCGCGGCACCGGCCCTTGGTGGCTTCGGTACCGTGACCGACATTGGTGCACAAGTCTGGATTCAGTGTAAAGGCGTGGGCTTCACGGTGATCTACACCGCGATCGTCACGTTCATCATCCTCAAGGTCCTGGACGCCGTCATGGGGCTGCGTATTACCGAAGAAGAAGAGGCTGTCGGCATCGATCTGGCACTCCACAACGAACGCGGCTACAACTTGTAA
- the glnK gene encoding P-II family nitrogen regulator, with product MKLVTAIIKPFKLDDVRESLSEIGVQGITVTEVKGFGRQKGHTELYRGAEYVVDFLPKVKIDVAIDDKDLDRVIEAITKAANTGKIGDGKIFVVNLEQAIRIRTGETDTDAI from the coding sequence ATGAAGCTAGTCACTGCCATCATCAAGCCGTTCAAACTGGACGACGTACGCGAGTCGCTGTCCGAGATCGGCGTGCAGGGCATTACCGTTACTGAAGTCAAAGGCTTCGGTCGGCAGAAGGGTCACACCGAGCTGTATCGCGGCGCGGAGTACGTGGTCGATTTCCTGCCCAAGGTGAAAATCGATGTCGCCATTGACGACAAGGATCTGGACCGGGTTATCGAGGCGATAACCAAGGCTGCCAACACCGGCAAGATCGGTGACGGCAAGATCTTCGTGGTCAATCTGGAACAGGCGATTCGCATCCGTACCGGCGAAACCGATACCGACGCAATCTAA
- a CDS encoding accessory factor UbiK family protein — protein sequence MLAPKDFLDALSGTASRLFSGDTPLPKSEIESQFKALLQSGFSKLDLVSREEFDSQMVVLARTRARLESLEAKVAELEAKLNPPADAE from the coding sequence ATGCTCGCGCCCAAAGACTTCCTCGACGCCCTGAGCGGCACCGCCTCCCGCCTCTTCAGCGGCGACACCCCACTGCCAAAAAGCGAAATCGAAAGCCAGTTCAAGGCTCTGTTGCAGAGCGGCTTCAGCAAGCTGGATCTGGTGAGCCGGGAAGAGTTCGACAGCCAGATGGTCGTACTGGCACGCACCCGCGCACGGTTGGAGAGCCTTGAGGCGAAAGTGGCGGAGCTTGAAGCGAAGCTCAATCCACCTGCTGACGCCGAGTAA
- a CDS encoding Bro-N domain-containing protein: protein MDENYLTPHVFTRHKLHLHALLLENQPWFSARDLGRLLRLFLDERALRKLDPDQHQTVQMLIHGAIENTLLISESGVYALLIYHYCPEYRGLREWLTHEVVPALRDAQQPTSTERPILSLLNWPQMSLSLLHWNNQPWIRLQDVPQLLPNEERPRSPVNASWWKRASRVLQSF from the coding sequence ATGGATGAAAACTATCTAACCCCCCACGTCTTCACCCGCCACAAACTCCACCTCCACGCCCTCCTCCTGGAAAACCAACCCTGGTTCAGCGCCCGCGACCTCGGCCGATTGCTCCGCCTCTTCCTCGACGAACGAGCGCTACGCAAACTCGATCCCGACCAACACCAAACCGTACAAATGCTCATCCACGGAGCCATCGAAAACACTCTGCTGATCAGCGAATCCGGCGTCTACGCGTTACTGATCTACCACTACTGCCCCGAATACCGAGGCCTGCGCGAATGGCTGACCCACGAAGTAGTGCCAGCCCTCAGAGACGCCCAACAACCCACCTCAACCGAACGCCCGATACTGAGCCTGCTGAATTGGCCGCAGATGTCGTTGAGTTTGCTGCACTGGAATAACCAGCCGTGGATTCGGTTGCAGGATGTTCCGCAGCTGCTGCCGAATGAGGAACGACCGCGAAGTCCGGTCAATGCGTCGTGGTGGAAGCGTGCTTCGCGGGTGCTGCAGTCTTTTTAG
- a CDS encoding HigA family addiction module antitoxin, which produces MSNSGMRPIHPGEILEKEFLVPLGITAAGLASLLNEGAGGVRALVMQEGSISPELAKKLSLYLKTTPEFWLNLQSTYDQRRAEIERG; this is translated from the coding sequence ATGAGCAATTCTGGAATGCGGCCGATTCATCCTGGCGAAATCCTTGAAAAGGAGTTTTTAGTGCCTCTGGGCATTACGGCGGCTGGGCTAGCTAGCTTGTTGAATGAAGGCGCGGGTGGCGTGAGAGCTCTTGTGATGCAGGAGGGTAGTATCAGTCCTGAGCTCGCAAAGAAGCTCTCGCTCTACCTGAAAACCACGCCCGAGTTCTGGCTAAACCTGCAATCGACCTACGATCAGCGCAGAGCCGAAATCGAGCGCGGGTGA
- a CDS encoding YifB family Mg chelatase-like AAA ATPase: MSLSIVHSRAQVGVEAPAVTVEVHLANGLPSLTMVGLPEAAVKESKDRVRSAIINSGLQFPARRITLNLAPADLPKDGGRFDLAIALGILSASVQVPTLTLDDVECLGELALSGAVRAVRGVLPAALAARKAGRTLVVPRANAEEACLASGLKVIAVDHLLEAVAHFNGHTPIAPYASNGLLYASKPYPDLNEVQGQLAAKRALLIAAAGAHNLLFSGPPGTGKTLLASRLPGLLPPLAECEALEVAAIQSVASCVPLSHWPQRPFRQPHHSASGPALVGGGSKPQPGEITLAHHGVLFLDELPEFDRKVLEVLREPLESGHIVISRAKDRVRFPARFQLVAAMNPCPCGYLGEPSGKCSCTPDMVQRYRNKLSGPLLDRIDLHLTVAREATALNPALKPGDDTATAAELVADARERQQTRQGCANAFLDLPGLRRHCKLSTVDETWLETACERLTLSLRAAHRLLKVARTLADLEQVEGITREHLAEALQYRPTTL; the protein is encoded by the coding sequence ATGTCCCTCTCCATCGTCCACAGCCGCGCCCAGGTTGGCGTAGAAGCACCCGCCGTCACCGTAGAAGTGCACCTGGCCAACGGCTTGCCGTCGCTGACCATGGTCGGGCTGCCCGAGGCGGCGGTGAAGGAAAGCAAGGACCGGGTACGCAGCGCGATCATCAATTCCGGCCTGCAATTTCCGGCGCGGCGCATCACCTTGAATCTCGCCCCGGCCGACTTACCAAAGGACGGCGGGCGATTCGATCTGGCGATTGCCTTGGGAATTCTCTCGGCCAGTGTGCAGGTACCGACGTTGACGCTGGATGACGTGGAGTGCCTGGGAGAGCTGGCGCTGTCGGGCGCGGTGCGGGCGGTTCGTGGGGTGTTGCCGGCAGCGCTGGCGGCGCGCAAGGCCGGGCGCACGCTGGTAGTGCCGCGGGCGAATGCCGAGGAGGCCTGCCTGGCTTCGGGGTTGAAGGTGATTGCAGTGGATCATTTGCTGGAAGCGGTCGCGCATTTCAATGGCCACACGCCCATCGCCCCCTATGCTTCCAACGGTTTGCTCTACGCCAGCAAACCCTATCCAGACTTGAACGAAGTGCAGGGGCAACTTGCGGCCAAGCGAGCCTTGCTGATTGCGGCGGCGGGTGCTCATAACTTGCTGTTCAGCGGTCCACCGGGGACGGGGAAAACGTTGTTGGCGAGTCGTCTTCCAGGGCTGTTACCGCCATTGGCCGAGTGCGAAGCGCTGGAAGTCGCGGCGATTCAATCTGTCGCCAGTTGTGTGCCGTTGAGTCATTGGCCACAGCGTCCCTTCCGACAGCCGCACCACTCCGCTTCAGGCCCGGCACTGGTGGGCGGTGGCTCGAAACCACAACCCGGCGAAATCACCCTCGCCCATCATGGCGTGCTGTTCCTCGATGAGCTTCCGGAATTTGATCGCAAGGTATTGGAGGTATTGAGAGAGCCACTGGAATCCGGCCACATCGTGATTTCCCGCGCCAAGGACCGCGTACGCTTCCCGGCACGCTTTCAACTGGTCGCGGCGATGAATCCCTGCCCCTGTGGATATCTTGGCGAGCCCAGTGGTAAATGCAGTTGTACGCCGGACATGGTCCAGCGTTACCGCAACAAGCTGTCGGGGCCACTGCTGGACCGCATCGATCTGCACCTGACCGTCGCTCGCGAAGCCACGGCATTGAATCCTGCGTTGAAACCCGGCGACGACACTGCCACCGCCGCCGAGTTGGTGGCCGATGCGCGAGAACGCCAACAAACGCGTCAAGGTTGCGCCAATGCGTTCCTCGATTTGCCGGGCCTGCGCAGACACTGCAAGTTATCCACCGTTGACGAAACCTGGCTGGAAACGGCGTGTGAACGACTGACCCTATCACTGCGCGCGGCCCATCGACTGCTCAAGGTGGCTCGCACCTTGGCGGACCTTGAGCAAGTCGAAGGCATTACCCGTGAACACTTGGCCGAAGCGCTGCAATATCGGCCAACAACACTCTAG
- a CDS encoding aldose 1-epimerase family protein, whose amino-acid sequence MTPLKLFVALSALSAASQAMAWDYVLLDTDKAAQNWQITSQQLGVKTDKPFSVTLRTLHGGRQEGVSIVDIDNGTMKLSVVPTRGMNVLQASVGDVRMGWDSPVKEVVNPSFIELNGRGGLGWLEGFNELVTRCGYEWVGHPGMDNGELLTLHGRAANIPANKVTLHIDEKPPYAITLRGELKEQAFKKVDFSVATELVTEPGSVAFALNDTLTNNGDYPKEYQALYHSNFSTPFLEQGARFAAPVKQVSPFNDKAKGDLPDWQTYRAPTKDYDETVYNVVPYADAKGDTLTVLHNKAGSLGVSVGFNTQTLPVFSLWKNTDTQGQGYVTGLEPGTSFSYNRRYQRPLNLVPTIGPKEQKQFGISYSLLADKAAVDKALKRVSEIQGGRETEVRQTPLVDLTKG is encoded by the coding sequence ATGACCCCGCTCAAACTCTTCGTTGCCCTCAGCGCACTGTCCGCTGCTTCCCAAGCCATGGCCTGGGACTATGTTTTGCTCGACACCGACAAAGCCGCCCAGAACTGGCAAATCACCAGCCAGCAACTCGGCGTAAAAACCGACAAACCCTTCAGCGTCACCCTGCGCACCTTGCACGGTGGTCGGCAGGAGGGCGTCAGCATCGTCGACATCGATAACGGCACAATGAAACTCTCGGTGGTGCCGACTCGAGGCATGAACGTCCTGCAGGCCTCGGTCGGCGATGTGCGCATGGGCTGGGATTCGCCGGTCAAGGAAGTGGTCAATCCATCCTTCATCGAACTCAACGGTCGTGGTGGCCTGGGCTGGCTGGAAGGTTTCAACGAACTGGTCACCCGCTGCGGCTACGAATGGGTCGGCCACCCTGGCATGGACAATGGTGAACTGCTGACCCTGCACGGTCGCGCCGCCAACATCCCCGCGAACAAAGTCACCCTGCACATCGATGAAAAACCGCCGTATGCCATAACCCTGCGCGGTGAGCTGAAAGAACAGGCGTTCAAGAAAGTCGATTTCTCCGTCGCGACCGAACTGGTCACCGAGCCCGGCAGCGTAGCGTTCGCCCTCAACGACACCCTGACCAACAACGGCGACTATCCGAAGGAATACCAGGCGCTGTACCACAGCAACTTCAGCACCCCGTTCCTGGAACAGGGCGCCCGCTTCGCCGCGCCGGTGAAACAGGTGTCGCCGTTCAACGACAAGGCCAAAGGTGATCTGCCGGACTGGCAAACCTACCGCGCACCGACCAAGGACTACGACGAAACGGTTTACAACGTGGTGCCATATGCCGATGCCAAGGGCGATACGCTGACCGTGCTGCATAACAAGGCCGGCAGCCTGGGGGTTTCGGTCGGCTTCAATACTCAAACACTGCCCGTGTTCTCCCTGTGGAAAAACACCGATACCCAAGGGCAGGGCTATGTCACGGGGCTGGAACCGGGAACGAGTTTTTCCTACAACCGCCGGTATCAGCGGCCACTGAACCTGGTGCCGACGATTGGGCCGAAGGAACAGAAGCAGTTCGGGATCAGCTACAGCTTGTTGGCGGATAAGGCGGCTGTGGATAAGGCGTTGAAGCGGGTGAGCGAGATTCAGGGTGGGCGGGAGACTGAGGTGCGGCAGACGCCGTTGGTTGATCTGACCAAGGGGTGA